The Temnothorax longispinosus isolate EJ_2023e chromosome 4, Tlon_JGU_v1, whole genome shotgun sequence genome has a window encoding:
- the LOC139812324 gene encoding uncharacterized protein, with the protein MVVLSRVGSPTMSATVAGNQQQHHPHQEWDINDSNVPRVVEYDPWCEWADGHVRRVYGPDCEEARRHASGWAMRNTNNHNVSILKKSCLGVLVCSQECVLPGGGRVHLRPAICDKARKKQQGKPCPNRQCTGRLEILSCRGHCGYPVTHFWRHTEHAIFFQAKGQHDHPRPEAKSTSEARRSVGAGRRVRGLAVLLAREAALGSKLMSLRGTKRPSTDTLEQPSRTTQPPPLISDKGYSCSCPPFECMCSLQTNVPSYPQSHHHQTTLYPQQLPATDGAYWLQDVPPQENPVSYCLPNQVPQEASYGDFPPFTGDLFQPEEIFQLDQPLRPDFSANPQDVARSPPTLLDLGSGTIKYEMKQQNQDQGYWNQFLSEDSSSSHLSLPQDERLHFANFEPEKVSSGFPSRRTMHHYIQEKNQNQPANDVLSYQNYPRSQSQKGFVEGNAKDEHEQHESYWPQDQQDNRLHLESFEVKEEDLLSSRREVECYKNSCQPPMVSRAEYGLYQRPKSEDLQETARRNCSPEGKPYPFDGYHQMFEHGDVKNHPHNRVVHQNSAQTNLDERLQGCYGGQETPETAERLFHNSGVAETSVQSRNSPESFFYPNNERCHYTCEILERVPQMMSAGPAAHETNVNNYGDPATADLDLPPFVDYTLVGMLCSSANEETSSLLPGCPQDSHNYIPHH; encoded by the exons GAGTCGCGTGGGGTCGCCGACGATGTCAGCGACTGTCGCCGGCAACCAGCAGCAACATCACCCTCATCAGGAATGGGACATAAACGATTCGAACGTTCCGAGG GTAGTGGAATACGATCCCTGGTGCGAATGGGCGGACGGACACGTGAGGAGAGTCTACGGGCCGGATTGCGAGGAAGCGAGGAGGCACGCCTCCGGTTGGGCGATGAGAAACACCAACAATCACAACGTGAGCATTTTGAAGAAGAGTTGCCTGGGCGTTCTGGTGTGCTCGCAGGAGTGCGTACTGCCCGGCGGTGGAAGGGTTCACCTCCGACCGGCGATCTGCGATAAG GCCAGAAAGAAGCAACAGGGCAAACCGTGCCCCAATAGACAATGCACCGGTCGCTTAGAGATACTGTCGTGTCGCGGTCATTGCGGTTATCCTGTCACGCACTTTTGGCGACACACGGAGCACGCGATTTTCTTCCAAGCCAAAGGCCAGCACGATCATCCGCGACCGGAAGCAAAATCTACGTCGGAGGCGCGAAGAAGCGTGGGTGCCGGTAGAAGGGTCAGAGGGTTGGCAGTGCTTTTGGCGAGAGAGGCCGCCCTAGGCTCCAAG TTAATGTCACTAAGGGGAACTAAAAGACCAAGCACGGACACGCTCGAACAACCGTCGAGAACGACGCAGCCACCCCCACTGATCTCTGATAAAg GATACTCATGCTCGTGCCCGCCCTTCGAATGCATGTGCTCGCTGCAGACGAACGTACCGTCGTATCCGCAGTCACACCATCATCAAACAACATTATACCCTCAACAGCTGCCCGCCACAGACGGGGCTTATTGGCTGCAGGACGTTCCGCCGCAAGAGAACCCCGTTAGTTACTGTTTGCCGAACCAGGTTCCCCAGGAGGCGTCCTATGGCGACTTTCCACCCTTCACGGGCGATCTCTTCCAACCAGAAGAGATCTTTCAACTTGACCAACCCTTGAGGCCGGATTTCTCTGCAAATCCCCAGGACGTGGCTCGCTCGCCACCAACGTTGCTCGACCTCGGCAGCGGCACCATTAAGTACGAAATGAAACAGCAAAATCAAGATCAGGGTTACTGGAACCAGTTTCTCAGCGAAGACTCCAGCAGCAGTCATCTGAGCCTGCCTCAGGATGAGAGACTCCACTTCGCTAACTTCGAGCCCGAGAAGGTCTCCAGTGGGTTTCCTTCCAGGAGAACGATGCACCATTACATTCAAGAAAAGAATCAGAATCAGCCCGCAAATGACGTTCTGAGCTACCAGAATTACCCCCGATCGCAGAGTCAAAAGGGTTTTGTCGAGGGAAACGCGAAGGACGAACATGAGCAGCATGAGTCCTATTGGCCTCAGGATCAACAGGACAACAGGTTACACTTGGAAAGTTTCGAAGTCAAGGAGGAGGATCTCTTGTCTTCGCGCAGAGAGGTCGAGTGTTACAAGAACAGTTGTCAACCCCCGATGGTGAGCAGAGCGGAGTACGGTCTCTACCAGAGGCCGAAGAGCGAGGATTTGCAGGAGACGGCGCGACGCAACTGCAGTCCCGAGGGCAAGCCGTATCCTTTCGATGGCTATCACCAAATGTTCGAGCACGGTGACGTTAAGAATCACCCACACAACCGTGTCGTTCATCAAAATTCAGCCCAGACGAACCTGGACGAGAGACTTCAGGGTTGTTACGGCGGTCAAGAGACGCCGGAAACTGCGGAGAGGCTGTTCCACAACTCCGGCGTGGCGGAAACGTCGGTCCAGTCCCGAAACAGCCCCGAGTCCTTCTTCTATCCCAACAACGAACGTTGCCATTACACCTGTGAGATCCTCGAGCGGGTGCCGCAGATGATGAGCGCCGGGCCGGCGGCTCACGAAACCAACGTCAACAACTACGGCGATCCGGCTACCGCCGACCTGGATCTGCCGCCCTTTGTAGATTACACGCTAGTCGGGATGCTGTGCAGCTCCGCGAACGAGGAGACGTCGAGTCTGCTGCCGGGATGTCCTCAGGACTCGCACAACTACATTCCTCATCATTAG